In one window of Equus asinus isolate D_3611 breed Donkey chromosome 16, EquAss-T2T_v2, whole genome shotgun sequence DNA:
- the LOC106828584 gene encoding monocarboxylate transporter 1-like isoform X4: MIVGGCLSGCGLIAASFCNTVQELYLCIGLVGGLGLAFNLNPALTMIGKYFYKRRPLANGLAMAGSPVLLSTLAPLNQVLFGIFGWRGSFLILGGILLNCCVAGALMRPIGPKPTNAKKERSKESLQEAGKPDAQKGAGDANTEFNGRNAKEEKQSIFQTANKFLDLSLFTHRGFVLYLSGNVVMAFGLTTPLVFLSNYGKSQHYSSEKSAFLLSILAFVDMVARPSMGLVANTKWIRPRVQYFFAASIIANGVCHLLAPLSSSYIGFCVYAGFLGFAFGWLSSVLFETLMDLVGPQRFSSAVGLVTIVECCPVLLGPPLLGRLNDIYGDYKYTYWACGIILIVAGIYLFIGMGVNYHLLAKEQKAEKKQKKDSKEEMTGVDVAGKPKEVTNAAESPEQKGTEGDPKEEIHPV, encoded by the exons ATGATTGTTGGCGGCTGCTTGTCAGGCTGTGGCTTGATTGCAGCTTCTTTCTGTAACACTGTGCAGGAACTTTACTTGTGTATTGGACTTGTTGGAG GTCTTGGGCTTGCCTTCAACTTGAATCCAGCTTTGACCATGATTGGCAAGTATTTCTATAAGAGGCGACCCTTGGCAAATGGACTGGCCATGGCAGGCAGCCCTGTGCTCCTCTCTACCCTGGCCCCCCTCAATCAGGTTCTCTTTGGTATCTTTGGctggagaggaagcttcctaattcTTGGGGGGATTCTACTAAACTGCTGTGTGGCTGGAGCCCTGATGCGGCCAATAGGGCCCAAGCCAACCAATGCAAAGAAAGAGAGGTCTAAAGAATCCCTTCAGGAAGCCGGAAAACCTGATGCACAAAAAGGGGCAGGTGATGCAAATACAGAATTTAATGGCAGAAACGCCAAAGAGGAGAAACAATCAATTTTTCAAACAGCTAACAAATTTCTGGACTTATCCCTCTTCACACACAGAGGCTTTGTACTGTACCTCTCTGGGAATGTGGTAATGGCTTTTGGGCTGACTACACCTTTAGTCTTTCTTAGTAATTATGGCAAGAGTCAGCATTACTCTAGTGAGAAGTCcgccttccttctttccattctgGCTTTTGTCGACATGGTAGCCAGACCTTCTATGGGACTTGTAGCCAACACAAAGTGGATAAGACCTCGAGTTCAGTATTTCTTTGCTGCTTCTATCATTGCAAATGGAGTGTGTCATCTGCTAGCACCTTTGTCCTCCAGCTATATTGGGTTCTGTGTCTATGCGGGATTCCTTGGATTTGCATTTGGGTGGCTCAGCTCCGTATTGTTTGAAACACTGATGGACCTTGTTGGACCTCAGAGGTTCTCCAGCGCTGTGGGATTGGTGACCATTGTGGAATGCTGTCCTGTCCTGCTGGGGCCACCACTTTTAG GTCGTCTCAATGACATATATGGAGACTACAAATACACATACTGGGCGTGTGGCATAATCCTAATCGTTGCGGGCATCTATCTCTTCATTGGCATGGGCGTCAATTATCATCTTCTGgcaaaagaacagaaagcagagaagaagcagaaaaaggacAGTAAGGAGGAGATGACCGGTGTAGATGTTGCTGGGAAACCAAAAGAAGTTACCAATGCAGCAGAATCTCCAGAGCAGAAAGGCACAGAAGGTGACCCCAAAGAGGAGATTCATCCAGTCTGA
- the LOC106828584 gene encoding monocarboxylate transporter 1-like isoform X2 encodes MDIFHHVCCHVWWSIMLKKSGDGPISSILVNKYGSRPVMIVGGCLSGCGLIAASFCNTVQELYLCIGLVGGLGLAFNLNPALTMIGKYFYKRRPLANGLAMAGSPVLLSTLAPLNQVLFGIFGWRGSFLILGGILLNCCVAGALMRPIGPKPTNAKKERSKESLQEAGKPDAQKGAGDANTEFNGRNAKEEKQSIFQTANKFLDLSLFTHRGFVLYLSGNVVMAFGLTTPLVFLSNYGKSQHYSSEKSAFLLSILAFVDMVARPSMGLVANTKWIRPRVQYFFAASIIANGVCHLLAPLSSSYIGFCVYAGFLGFAFGWLSSVLFETLMDLVGPQRFSSAVGLVTIVECCPVLLGPPLLGRLNDIYGDYKYTYWACGIILIVAGIYLFIGMGVNYHLLAKEQKAEKKQKKDSKEEMTGVDVAGKPKEVTNAAESPEQKGTEGDPKEEIHPV; translated from the exons ATGGATATCTTCCATCATGTTTGCTGTCATGTGTGGTGGAG tataatgttgaagAAAAGTGGTGATG GTCCTATCAGCAGTATCCTGGTGAATAAATATGGCAGTCGTCCAGTCATGATTGTTGGCGGCTGCTTGTCAGGCTGTGGCTTGATTGCAGCTTCTTTCTGTAACACTGTGCAGGAACTTTACTTGTGTATTGGACTTGTTGGAG GTCTTGGGCTTGCCTTCAACTTGAATCCAGCTTTGACCATGATTGGCAAGTATTTCTATAAGAGGCGACCCTTGGCAAATGGACTGGCCATGGCAGGCAGCCCTGTGCTCCTCTCTACCCTGGCCCCCCTCAATCAGGTTCTCTTTGGTATCTTTGGctggagaggaagcttcctaattcTTGGGGGGATTCTACTAAACTGCTGTGTGGCTGGAGCCCTGATGCGGCCAATAGGGCCCAAGCCAACCAATGCAAAGAAAGAGAGGTCTAAAGAATCCCTTCAGGAAGCCGGAAAACCTGATGCACAAAAAGGGGCAGGTGATGCAAATACAGAATTTAATGGCAGAAACGCCAAAGAGGAGAAACAATCAATTTTTCAAACAGCTAACAAATTTCTGGACTTATCCCTCTTCACACACAGAGGCTTTGTACTGTACCTCTCTGGGAATGTGGTAATGGCTTTTGGGCTGACTACACCTTTAGTCTTTCTTAGTAATTATGGCAAGAGTCAGCATTACTCTAGTGAGAAGTCcgccttccttctttccattctgGCTTTTGTCGACATGGTAGCCAGACCTTCTATGGGACTTGTAGCCAACACAAAGTGGATAAGACCTCGAGTTCAGTATTTCTTTGCTGCTTCTATCATTGCAAATGGAGTGTGTCATCTGCTAGCACCTTTGTCCTCCAGCTATATTGGGTTCTGTGTCTATGCGGGATTCCTTGGATTTGCATTTGGGTGGCTCAGCTCCGTATTGTTTGAAACACTGATGGACCTTGTTGGACCTCAGAGGTTCTCCAGCGCTGTGGGATTGGTGACCATTGTGGAATGCTGTCCTGTCCTGCTGGGGCCACCACTTTTAG GTCGTCTCAATGACATATATGGAGACTACAAATACACATACTGGGCGTGTGGCATAATCCTAATCGTTGCGGGCATCTATCTCTTCATTGGCATGGGCGTCAATTATCATCTTCTGgcaaaagaacagaaagcagagaagaagcagaaaaaggacAGTAAGGAGGAGATGACCGGTGTAGATGTTGCTGGGAAACCAAAAGAAGTTACCAATGCAGCAGAATCTCCAGAGCAGAAAGGCACAGAAGGTGACCCCAAAGAGGAGATTCATCCAGTCTGA
- the LOC106828584 gene encoding monocarboxylate transporter 1-like isoform X3, whose amino-acid sequence MKNPVNTYNQGPISSILVNKYGSRPVMIVGGCLSGCGLIAASFCNTVQELYLCIGLVGGLGLAFNLNPALTMIGKYFYKRRPLANGLAMAGSPVLLSTLAPLNQVLFGIFGWRGSFLILGGILLNCCVAGALMRPIGPKPTNAKKERSKESLQEAGKPDAQKGAGDANTEFNGRNAKEEKQSIFQTANKFLDLSLFTHRGFVLYLSGNVVMAFGLTTPLVFLSNYGKSQHYSSEKSAFLLSILAFVDMVARPSMGLVANTKWIRPRVQYFFAASIIANGVCHLLAPLSSSYIGFCVYAGFLGFAFGWLSSVLFETLMDLVGPQRFSSAVGLVTIVECCPVLLGPPLLGRLNDIYGDYKYTYWACGIILIVAGIYLFIGMGVNYHLLAKEQKAEKKQKKDSKEEMTGVDVAGKPKEVTNAAESPEQKGTEGDPKEEIHPV is encoded by the exons ATGAAGAATCCTGTCAACACTTATAATCAGG GTCCTATCAGCAGTATCCTGGTGAATAAATATGGCAGTCGTCCAGTCATGATTGTTGGCGGCTGCTTGTCAGGCTGTGGCTTGATTGCAGCTTCTTTCTGTAACACTGTGCAGGAACTTTACTTGTGTATTGGACTTGTTGGAG GTCTTGGGCTTGCCTTCAACTTGAATCCAGCTTTGACCATGATTGGCAAGTATTTCTATAAGAGGCGACCCTTGGCAAATGGACTGGCCATGGCAGGCAGCCCTGTGCTCCTCTCTACCCTGGCCCCCCTCAATCAGGTTCTCTTTGGTATCTTTGGctggagaggaagcttcctaattcTTGGGGGGATTCTACTAAACTGCTGTGTGGCTGGAGCCCTGATGCGGCCAATAGGGCCCAAGCCAACCAATGCAAAGAAAGAGAGGTCTAAAGAATCCCTTCAGGAAGCCGGAAAACCTGATGCACAAAAAGGGGCAGGTGATGCAAATACAGAATTTAATGGCAGAAACGCCAAAGAGGAGAAACAATCAATTTTTCAAACAGCTAACAAATTTCTGGACTTATCCCTCTTCACACACAGAGGCTTTGTACTGTACCTCTCTGGGAATGTGGTAATGGCTTTTGGGCTGACTACACCTTTAGTCTTTCTTAGTAATTATGGCAAGAGTCAGCATTACTCTAGTGAGAAGTCcgccttccttctttccattctgGCTTTTGTCGACATGGTAGCCAGACCTTCTATGGGACTTGTAGCCAACACAAAGTGGATAAGACCTCGAGTTCAGTATTTCTTTGCTGCTTCTATCATTGCAAATGGAGTGTGTCATCTGCTAGCACCTTTGTCCTCCAGCTATATTGGGTTCTGTGTCTATGCGGGATTCCTTGGATTTGCATTTGGGTGGCTCAGCTCCGTATTGTTTGAAACACTGATGGACCTTGTTGGACCTCAGAGGTTCTCCAGCGCTGTGGGATTGGTGACCATTGTGGAATGCTGTCCTGTCCTGCTGGGGCCACCACTTTTAG GTCGTCTCAATGACATATATGGAGACTACAAATACACATACTGGGCGTGTGGCATAATCCTAATCGTTGCGGGCATCTATCTCTTCATTGGCATGGGCGTCAATTATCATCTTCTGgcaaaagaacagaaagcagagaagaagcagaaaaaggacAGTAAGGAGGAGATGACCGGTGTAGATGTTGCTGGGAAACCAAAAGAAGTTACCAATGCAGCAGAATCTCCAGAGCAGAAAGGCACAGAAGGTGACCCCAAAGAGGAGATTCATCCAGTCTGA
- the LOC106828584 gene encoding monocarboxylate transporter 1-like isoform X1 has translation MSPSDGNPVGCTPPDGGWGWAVVVGAFFSIGFSCAFGKSISVFYKEIEGIFNASTSEVSWISSIMFAVMCGGGPISSILVNKYGSRPVMIVGGCLSGCGLIAASFCNTVQELYLCIGLVGGLGLAFNLNPALTMIGKYFYKRRPLANGLAMAGSPVLLSTLAPLNQVLFGIFGWRGSFLILGGILLNCCVAGALMRPIGPKPTNAKKERSKESLQEAGKPDAQKGAGDANTEFNGRNAKEEKQSIFQTANKFLDLSLFTHRGFVLYLSGNVVMAFGLTTPLVFLSNYGKSQHYSSEKSAFLLSILAFVDMVARPSMGLVANTKWIRPRVQYFFAASIIANGVCHLLAPLSSSYIGFCVYAGFLGFAFGWLSSVLFETLMDLVGPQRFSSAVGLVTIVECCPVLLGPPLLGRLNDIYGDYKYTYWACGIILIVAGIYLFIGMGVNYHLLAKEQKAEKKQKKDSKEEMTGVDVAGKPKEVTNAAESPEQKGTEGDPKEEIHPV, from the exons ATGTCACCATCAGATGGAAATCCAGTTGGATGCACTCCCCCAGATGGAGGCTGGGGATGGGCAGTGGTTGTTGGAGCTTTTTTTTCCATTGGCTTCTCTTGTGCGTTTGGCAaatctatttctgtattttacaaagaaattgaAGGAATATTTAATGCCAGCACCAGCGAAGTGTCATGGATATCTTCCATCATGTTTGCTGTCATGTGTGGTGGAG GTCCTATCAGCAGTATCCTGGTGAATAAATATGGCAGTCGTCCAGTCATGATTGTTGGCGGCTGCTTGTCAGGCTGTGGCTTGATTGCAGCTTCTTTCTGTAACACTGTGCAGGAACTTTACTTGTGTATTGGACTTGTTGGAG GTCTTGGGCTTGCCTTCAACTTGAATCCAGCTTTGACCATGATTGGCAAGTATTTCTATAAGAGGCGACCCTTGGCAAATGGACTGGCCATGGCAGGCAGCCCTGTGCTCCTCTCTACCCTGGCCCCCCTCAATCAGGTTCTCTTTGGTATCTTTGGctggagaggaagcttcctaattcTTGGGGGGATTCTACTAAACTGCTGTGTGGCTGGAGCCCTGATGCGGCCAATAGGGCCCAAGCCAACCAATGCAAAGAAAGAGAGGTCTAAAGAATCCCTTCAGGAAGCCGGAAAACCTGATGCACAAAAAGGGGCAGGTGATGCAAATACAGAATTTAATGGCAGAAACGCCAAAGAGGAGAAACAATCAATTTTTCAAACAGCTAACAAATTTCTGGACTTATCCCTCTTCACACACAGAGGCTTTGTACTGTACCTCTCTGGGAATGTGGTAATGGCTTTTGGGCTGACTACACCTTTAGTCTTTCTTAGTAATTATGGCAAGAGTCAGCATTACTCTAGTGAGAAGTCcgccttccttctttccattctgGCTTTTGTCGACATGGTAGCCAGACCTTCTATGGGACTTGTAGCCAACACAAAGTGGATAAGACCTCGAGTTCAGTATTTCTTTGCTGCTTCTATCATTGCAAATGGAGTGTGTCATCTGCTAGCACCTTTGTCCTCCAGCTATATTGGGTTCTGTGTCTATGCGGGATTCCTTGGATTTGCATTTGGGTGGCTCAGCTCCGTATTGTTTGAAACACTGATGGACCTTGTTGGACCTCAGAGGTTCTCCAGCGCTGTGGGATTGGTGACCATTGTGGAATGCTGTCCTGTCCTGCTGGGGCCACCACTTTTAG GTCGTCTCAATGACATATATGGAGACTACAAATACACATACTGGGCGTGTGGCATAATCCTAATCGTTGCGGGCATCTATCTCTTCATTGGCATGGGCGTCAATTATCATCTTCTGgcaaaagaacagaaagcagagaagaagcagaaaaaggacAGTAAGGAGGAGATGACCGGTGTAGATGTTGCTGGGAAACCAAAAGAAGTTACCAATGCAGCAGAATCTCCAGAGCAGAAAGGCACAGAAGGTGACCCCAAAGAGGAGATTCATCCAGTCTGA